The following are encoded together in the Tribolium castaneum strain GA2 chromosome 3, icTriCast1.1, whole genome shotgun sequence genome:
- the Klp3A gene encoding chromosome-associated kinesin KIF4A isoform X2: MSDKSVQVALRIRPLVPSEISKGCKNVFEVYPSLNQVKIKNTDKAFTYNYVFEPSTTQDYVYETCVKGMIENLFNGYNVTVLAYGQTGSGKTHTMGTTYNGEGEMGVIPRAITEIFNTVRENFVYDVSVTVSFVELYQETLYDLLAEKSRDQCILDIREDPSKGVVIPGLTQVQVDSTQSVFQALIRGSSSRATGATNMNAQSSRSHAIFSVNMTMINKKDGNEKTAKFHLVDLAGSERPKKTGAVGTTFKEGVNINKGLLVLGNVISALADEKQQHGYISYRDSNLTRLLKDSLGGNSITLMIACVSPADYNIDESISTLRYADRARRIQNKPIVNQDPKAAEINLLKKTIQDLKLQIVGQGGPAVSSNELTSLREENVQLHTRIRDLTVQLSSTLHDNTGLLEKLMILQNANENLHKKIQELKQEYDLTLDNINLTFTQNDSDGFKKNLAKLQQIQEQFTVLDYEQKKTEDEIFHHETNIDNIRRSQEGKYQNVDEMSKDQENYTKQQMALNTELQELTKQLAMKEHLARQITTNTQYLVDYEGLKENENKILQLQKEKDELLQQLKNAHSNGPSSKIAEQRRKRVQELENQLQELNRKVQEQARLIKLKEKDVTKINQLNNEIQQMKQTRVKLIRKMREESERFRTWKIKRERDIAKLKQEDRKKQTKIVRMEAMHNKQQNVLRRKVEEAVALNKRLKDALALRKATQDAKNSGKNEKIGCWMRQEFDVHMHLIEAEATLKGLLDDRATLQQQLDKLRDDPENLDESQVQEIESDIEMRSVQIQDLQQKLLDSEEENKKSKFDNIQTMGEAKFAIKILLEQAADIKASEVSAKNKMIETQAALGDFKHKCENLEKVVKIFELKNNQDLAQLQKDYEEKIAVLLRQLRGVEVQDGSEELKQRCAIQSEQIENLERKNQELMEKLHETQQQAEELKEKIDTISLAKESQIREAVAELNTPVENMRRKKIKIKREFDSTFTMENQENFDVSMEELDDIANDPDWKRTPIGKWVLENKRRTNAGVENMALKRTSDGGCMCVKSNCSKRCGCKKLNRSCTVGCRCSSTNCTNRDKIAETTGSLDEKKRRMVNQNLFANN, from the exons ATGTCCGACAAATCTGTACAAGTAGCCCTCAGAATAAGGCCCCTTGTCCCATCCGAGATCTCCAAAGGTTGCAAAAACGTGTTTGAGGTGTACCCCAGCCTCAATcaagtcaaaattaaaaacaccgaCAAAGCTTTCACATACAATTATGTTTTTGAACCAAGCACAACACAAGACTACGTTTACGAGACCTGTGTTAAAGGCATGATCGAAAATCTTTTCAATGGCTATAACGTCACGGTCCTGGCATACGGACAAACCGGCTCTGGCAAAACACACACCATGGGGACCACGTACAACGGGGAGGGCGAAATGGGGGTTATCCCCAGGGCAATtacggaaatttttaatacagtGAGGGAGAATTTCGTGTATGATGTAAGTGTGACCGTGTCGTTCGTCGAACTCTATCAGGAGACGCTTTACGACTTATTGGCCGAGAAAAGTCGAGATCAGTGCATACTGGACATTAGAGAGGACCCAAGTAAGGGTGTGGTAATACCTGGCTTGACGCAAGTGCAAGTGGACTCAACTCAAAGCGTTTTTCAAGCTTTGATCAGGGGGTCGAGCAGTCGCGCCACGGGGGCCACCAATATGAATGCGCAGAGTTCGAGGAGTCATGCGATTTTTTCAGTGAATATGACCATGATCAACAAAAAGGACGG aaATGAAAAGACTGCAAAGTTCCATTTGGTCGATTTGGCCGGTTCAGAACGACCCAAAAAGACGGGGGCTGTTGGCACAACATTTAAAGAGGGCGTTAACATAAACAAAGGACTTCTAGTACTAGGGAACGTGATTTCGGCCTTAGCTGATGAAAAACAACAACACGGTTATATCTCTTATCGAGACAGCAACTTAACTCGCCTCCTGAAAGACTCTTTAGGCGGAAACAGCATAACTTTGATGATTGCCTGTGTTAGCCCCGCTGATTACAACATAGACGAATCAATTTCGACGTTACGTTACGCCGATCGGGCTCGAAGAATCCAAAATAAACCAATCGTAAATCAGGACCCGAAAGCAGCCGAAATCAATTTGTTAAAGAAAACAATTCAGGACTTGAAACTGCAAATTGTGGGTCAGGGTGGACCTGCCGTTTCGTCCAATGAACTTACAAGTTTGAGGGAGGAAAACGTCCAGTTGCACACGAGAATTCGTGACCTTACCGTACAGTTATCGTCCACTTTGCACGACAATACCGGccttttggaaaaattaatgattttgcaaaatgccAACGAAAATctccataaaaaaattcaagaactGAAACAGGAGTACGATCTCACGCTCGACAACATCAACTTGACTTTCACGCAAAATGATTCGGACGGGTTTAAGAAGAATTTGGcaaagttgcaacaaatccAAGAACAGTTCACTGTGCTTGACTACGAACAGAAGAAGACTGAAGACGAGATATTCCACCATGAGACAAACATTGATAATATTCGGCGAAGTCAGGAAGGTAAATACCAAAATGTGGACGAAATGAGTAAAGACCAGGAAAATTATACCAAGCAACAAATGGCACTTAACACCGAACTGCAAGAGTTGACGAAACAGTTAGCCATGAAGGAACATTTGGCGCGACAAATAACCACAAACACGCAGTATCTGGTCGATTACGAGGGCTtgaaagaaaacgaaaataaaatccTCCAACTGCAGAAGGAAAAGGACGAATTGTTGCAACAATTAAAGAACGCACACTCGAACGGGCCGTCGTCGAAAATCGCCGAACAGCGGCGGAAACGCGTCCAAGAACTGGAGAATCAGTTGCAAGAACTAAACCGGAAAGTCCAAGAACAGGCGCGTTTGATCAAACTGAAGGAGAAGGACGTGACAAAAATCAACCAACTGAACAACGAAATCCAGCAAATGAAACAAACTCGCGTCAAGTTGATTCGCAAAATGCGCGAAGAATCGGAGCGTTTCCGCACGTGGAAAATCAAGCGAGAGCGCGACATCGCCAAACTTAAGCAGGAAGACCGCAAAAAACAGACCAAAATCGTGCGAATGGAAGCAATGCACAACAAGCAACAGAACGTCCTCAGACGGAAAGTCGAGGAGGCTGTGGCGTTGAACAAGCGCCTTAAGGACGCCCTGGCCTTGCGCAAAGCCACCCAAGACGCGAAAAATTCAGgaaagaacgaaaaaatcggcTGTTGGATGAGGCAAGAGTTCGACGTCCACATGCATCTAATTGAGGCCGAAGCCACTTTGAAGGGACTTTTGGACGATCGGGCAACGTTGCAGCAACAGTTGGACAAACTGAGGGACGATCCCGAAAATCTGGACGAGTCACAAGTGCAAGAAATCGAGAGTGACATCGAAATGCGTTCGGTGCAAATCCAGGACTTGCAACAGAAGTTGCTAGACTCGGAAGaagagaataaaaaatcaaagttcgATAATATCCAAACGATGGGCGAGGCGAAATTTGCCATTAAAATCCTCCTGGAGCAAGCGGCCGACATCAAGGCGAGCGAAGTGAGTGCCAAGAACAAAATGATCGAGACGCAAGCGGCTCTGGGCGATTTTAAGCACAAGTGTGAGAATTTGGAGAAGGTTGTGAAGATTTTCGAGTTGAAGAACAACCAAGATTTGGCACAGTTGCAAAAAGACTACGAGGAGAAAATTGCTGTGTTGTTGCGGCAACTGCGCGGTGTTGAGGTGCAGGACGGGAGCGAGGAGTTGAAACAGAGGTGTGCGATTCAAAGCGAACAGATTGAGAATTTGGAGCGGAAAAACCAAGAGTTGATGGAAAAGTTGCACGAGACGCAGCAACAAGCCGAAGAATTGAAGGAAAAAATCGACACTATTTCG TTGGCTAAAGAATCGCAAATTAGGGAAGCAGTTGCCGAACTTAACACGCCAGTCGAGAACATGAGgcggaaaaaaattaagattaagCGAGAGTTTGATTCGACGTTCACTATGGAAAATcag GAGAATTTCGATGTTAGTATGGAAGAACTGGACGATATTGCAAATGATCCAGATTGGAAGAGGACGCCGATTGGCAAGTGGGtgcttgaaaataaaaggAGGACGAATGCGG gtgTGGAAAATATGGCATTGAAAAGGACATCAGATGGTGGTTGTATGTGTGTTAAAAGTAACTGTTCGAAAAGATGTGGGTGCAAGAAACTGAATCGAAGTTGTACAGTGGGGTGCAGGTGCTCCAGCACGAATTGTACAAATAGAGATAAG attgcTGAAACTACGGGATCATTAGACGAAAAGAAAAGAAG aatggTGAACCagaatttatttgcaaataactaa
- the Klp3A gene encoding chromosome-associated kinesin KIF4A isoform X3 — translation MSDKSVQVALRIRPLVPSEISKGCKNVFEVYPSLNQVKIKNTDKAFTYNYVFEPSTTQDYVYETCVKGMIENLFNGYNVTVLAYGQTGSGKTHTMGTTYNGEGEMGVIPRAITEIFNTVRENFVYDVSVTVSFVELYQETLYDLLAEKSRDQCILDIREDPSKGVVIPGLTQVQVDSTQSVFQALIRGSSSRATGATNMNAQSSRSHAIFSVNMTMINKKDGNEKTAKFHLVDLAGSERPKKTGAVGTTFKEGVNINKGLLVLGNVISALADEKQQHGYISYRDSNLTRLLKDSLGGNSITLMIACVSPADYNIDESISTLRYADRARRIQNKPIVNQDPKAAEINLLKKTIQDLKLQIVGQGGPAVSSNELTSLREENVQLHTRIRDLTVQLSSTLHDNTGLLEKLMILQNANENLHKKIQELKQEYDLTLDNINLTFTQNDSDGFKKNLAKLQQIQEQFTVLDYEQKKTEDEIFHHETNIDNIRRSQEGKYQNVDEMSKDQENYTKQQMALNTELQELTKQLAMKEHLARQITTNTQYLVDYEGLKENENKILQLQKEKDELLQQLKNAHSNGPSSKIAEQRRKRVQELENQLQELNRKVQEQARLIKLKEKDVTKINQLNNEIQQMKQTRVKLIRKMREESERFRTWKIKRERDIAKLKQEDRKKQTKIVRMEAMHNKQQNVLRRKVEEAVALNKRLKDALALRKATQDAKNSGKNEKIGCWMRQEFDVHMHLIEAEATLKGLLDDRATLQQQLDKLRDDPENLDESQVQEIESDIEMRSVQIQDLQQKLLDSEEENKKSKFDNIQTMGEAKFAIKILLEQAADIKASEVSAKNKMIETQAALGDFKHKCENLEKVVKIFELKNNQDLAQLQKDYEEKIAVLLRQLRGVEVQDGSEELKQRCAIQSEQIENLERKNQELMEKLHETQQQAEELKEKIDTISQLAKESQIREAVAELNTPVENMRRKKIKIKREFDSTFTMENQENFDVSMEELDDIANDPDWKRTPIGKWVLENKRRTNAGVENMALKRTSDGGCMCVKSNCSKRCGCKKLNRSCTVGCRCSSTNCTNRDKKIFFSDC, via the exons ATGTCCGACAAATCTGTACAAGTAGCCCTCAGAATAAGGCCCCTTGTCCCATCCGAGATCTCCAAAGGTTGCAAAAACGTGTTTGAGGTGTACCCCAGCCTCAATcaagtcaaaattaaaaacaccgaCAAAGCTTTCACATACAATTATGTTTTTGAACCAAGCACAACACAAGACTACGTTTACGAGACCTGTGTTAAAGGCATGATCGAAAATCTTTTCAATGGCTATAACGTCACGGTCCTGGCATACGGACAAACCGGCTCTGGCAAAACACACACCATGGGGACCACGTACAACGGGGAGGGCGAAATGGGGGTTATCCCCAGGGCAATtacggaaatttttaatacagtGAGGGAGAATTTCGTGTATGATGTAAGTGTGACCGTGTCGTTCGTCGAACTCTATCAGGAGACGCTTTACGACTTATTGGCCGAGAAAAGTCGAGATCAGTGCATACTGGACATTAGAGAGGACCCAAGTAAGGGTGTGGTAATACCTGGCTTGACGCAAGTGCAAGTGGACTCAACTCAAAGCGTTTTTCAAGCTTTGATCAGGGGGTCGAGCAGTCGCGCCACGGGGGCCACCAATATGAATGCGCAGAGTTCGAGGAGTCATGCGATTTTTTCAGTGAATATGACCATGATCAACAAAAAGGACGG aaATGAAAAGACTGCAAAGTTCCATTTGGTCGATTTGGCCGGTTCAGAACGACCCAAAAAGACGGGGGCTGTTGGCACAACATTTAAAGAGGGCGTTAACATAAACAAAGGACTTCTAGTACTAGGGAACGTGATTTCGGCCTTAGCTGATGAAAAACAACAACACGGTTATATCTCTTATCGAGACAGCAACTTAACTCGCCTCCTGAAAGACTCTTTAGGCGGAAACAGCATAACTTTGATGATTGCCTGTGTTAGCCCCGCTGATTACAACATAGACGAATCAATTTCGACGTTACGTTACGCCGATCGGGCTCGAAGAATCCAAAATAAACCAATCGTAAATCAGGACCCGAAAGCAGCCGAAATCAATTTGTTAAAGAAAACAATTCAGGACTTGAAACTGCAAATTGTGGGTCAGGGTGGACCTGCCGTTTCGTCCAATGAACTTACAAGTTTGAGGGAGGAAAACGTCCAGTTGCACACGAGAATTCGTGACCTTACCGTACAGTTATCGTCCACTTTGCACGACAATACCGGccttttggaaaaattaatgattttgcaaaatgccAACGAAAATctccataaaaaaattcaagaactGAAACAGGAGTACGATCTCACGCTCGACAACATCAACTTGACTTTCACGCAAAATGATTCGGACGGGTTTAAGAAGAATTTGGcaaagttgcaacaaatccAAGAACAGTTCACTGTGCTTGACTACGAACAGAAGAAGACTGAAGACGAGATATTCCACCATGAGACAAACATTGATAATATTCGGCGAAGTCAGGAAGGTAAATACCAAAATGTGGACGAAATGAGTAAAGACCAGGAAAATTATACCAAGCAACAAATGGCACTTAACACCGAACTGCAAGAGTTGACGAAACAGTTAGCCATGAAGGAACATTTGGCGCGACAAATAACCACAAACACGCAGTATCTGGTCGATTACGAGGGCTtgaaagaaaacgaaaataaaatccTCCAACTGCAGAAGGAAAAGGACGAATTGTTGCAACAATTAAAGAACGCACACTCGAACGGGCCGTCGTCGAAAATCGCCGAACAGCGGCGGAAACGCGTCCAAGAACTGGAGAATCAGTTGCAAGAACTAAACCGGAAAGTCCAAGAACAGGCGCGTTTGATCAAACTGAAGGAGAAGGACGTGACAAAAATCAACCAACTGAACAACGAAATCCAGCAAATGAAACAAACTCGCGTCAAGTTGATTCGCAAAATGCGCGAAGAATCGGAGCGTTTCCGCACGTGGAAAATCAAGCGAGAGCGCGACATCGCCAAACTTAAGCAGGAAGACCGCAAAAAACAGACCAAAATCGTGCGAATGGAAGCAATGCACAACAAGCAACAGAACGTCCTCAGACGGAAAGTCGAGGAGGCTGTGGCGTTGAACAAGCGCCTTAAGGACGCCCTGGCCTTGCGCAAAGCCACCCAAGACGCGAAAAATTCAGgaaagaacgaaaaaatcggcTGTTGGATGAGGCAAGAGTTCGACGTCCACATGCATCTAATTGAGGCCGAAGCCACTTTGAAGGGACTTTTGGACGATCGGGCAACGTTGCAGCAACAGTTGGACAAACTGAGGGACGATCCCGAAAATCTGGACGAGTCACAAGTGCAAGAAATCGAGAGTGACATCGAAATGCGTTCGGTGCAAATCCAGGACTTGCAACAGAAGTTGCTAGACTCGGAAGaagagaataaaaaatcaaagttcgATAATATCCAAACGATGGGCGAGGCGAAATTTGCCATTAAAATCCTCCTGGAGCAAGCGGCCGACATCAAGGCGAGCGAAGTGAGTGCCAAGAACAAAATGATCGAGACGCAAGCGGCTCTGGGCGATTTTAAGCACAAGTGTGAGAATTTGGAGAAGGTTGTGAAGATTTTCGAGTTGAAGAACAACCAAGATTTGGCACAGTTGCAAAAAGACTACGAGGAGAAAATTGCTGTGTTGTTGCGGCAACTGCGCGGTGTTGAGGTGCAGGACGGGAGCGAGGAGTTGAAACAGAGGTGTGCGATTCAAAGCGAACAGATTGAGAATTTGGAGCGGAAAAACCAAGAGTTGATGGAAAAGTTGCACGAGACGCAGCAACAAGCCGAAGAATTGAAGGAAAAAATCGACACTATTTCG CAGTTGGCTAAAGAATCGCAAATTAGGGAAGCAGTTGCCGAACTTAACACGCCAGTCGAGAACATGAGgcggaaaaaaattaagattaagCGAGAGTTTGATTCGACGTTCACTATGGAAAATcag GAGAATTTCGATGTTAGTATGGAAGAACTGGACGATATTGCAAATGATCCAGATTGGAAGAGGACGCCGATTGGCAAGTGGGtgcttgaaaataaaaggAGGACGAATGCGG gtgTGGAAAATATGGCATTGAAAAGGACATCAGATGGTGGTTGTATGTGTGTTAAAAGTAACTGTTCGAAAAGATGTGGGTGCAAGAAACTGAATCGAAGTTGTACAGTGGGGTGCAGGTGCTCCAGCACGAATTGTACAAATAGAGATAAG aaaatttttttttcagattgcTGA
- the Gmppa gene encoding mannose-1-phosphate guanyltransferase alpha-A yields the protein MLKAVILIGGPQKGTRFRPLSLDIPKPLFPVAGLPVIQHHIEACVAVPELKEILLIGFYPAALIQQFVNDLQHKYNITIKYLQEFTALGTAGGLYHFRDQIRYGNPDAFFVMNGDVCADFPLVELYQFHKNLNNSLVTIMGTEATRQQSLHYGCIVLNKNTHEVSHYVEKPSSYVSTLINCGIYVFSLDIFTTIGDVFIAKQQDTSRETGFIQLEQEILAPLAGTGKVFALQVNKWWSQLKTAGSAIYANRHYLELYKSKHPERLRQPHSGGDGCTIYPDVHIDPTAQIHGSAVIGPNVSIGSGVVIGPGVRIRESIILADAVINDRSLILHSIIGRNSRIGTWARVEGTPSDPDPNKAFAKMENPPLFNNDGRLNPSITILGCFVSVPSETILLNSIVLPNKELSRSIKNEIIL from the exons atgttaaaagcGGTGATACTAATCGGAGGGCCCCAGAAAG GTACCAGGTTTAGGCCCCTTTCCTTGGACATACCAAAGCCCCTGTTCCCCGTTGCGGGGCTGCCAGTAATTCAGCATCACATCGAAGCTTGCGTTGCGGTACCAGAACTGAAGGAAATTCTACTGATTGGGTTTTATCCGGCGGCTTTAATCCAGCAATTCGTGAATGATTTACAGCACAAATACAACATTACGATAAA GTATTTGCAAGAGTTCACAGCCTTGGGGACCGCCGGGGGCTTGTACCATTTCCGCGACCAAATCCGTTATGGAAATCCTGACGCGTTTTTCGTCATGAATGGGGACGTTTGCGCCGATTTTCCCTTAGTTGAATTGTACCAGTTTCACAAAAACTTGAACAATTCTTTA GTGACCATAATGGGCACAGAAGCCACCCGACAGCAATCATTGCACTACGGTTGCATAGTTTTGAACAAAAACACGCACGAAGTGTCCCACTACGTCGAAAAGCCAAGTTCCTACGTCTCCACGTTAATAAATTGCGGAATTTACGTATTTTCCTTGGACATATTTACGACAATTGGCGATGTTTTCATCGCTAAACAGCAAGACACAAGCCGTGAGACTGGTTTTATCCAACTAGAACAGGAGATCTTGGCACCTTTGGCCGGCACTGGCAAAGTCTTCGCCCTCCAAGTGAACAAATGGTGGTCGCAGTTGAAAACTGCAGGTTCTGCGATTTACGCCAACCGCCACTATTTGGAGTTGTACAAGAGTAAGCATCCCGAACGGCTGAGACAGCCCCACTCGGGGGGCGACGGCTGCACGATTTATCCCGATGTGCACATTGACCCCACAGCGCAAATTCACGGTTCTGCCGTT ATAGGTCCAAATGTTAGTATTGGTTCGGGGGTGGTTATCGGACCGGGGGTCCGGATAAGGGAGAGTATTATTTTGGCGGATGCTGTGATCAATGATCGAAGTCTGATTTTGCACAGCATAATAGGGAGGAATTCCAGGATTGGGACGTGGGCAAGGGTTGAAGGGACGCCGAGTGATCCAGACCCTAATAAAGCCTTCGCCAAAATGGAAAATCCGCCACTGTTTAACAACGACGGGCGCTTGAATCCTTCCATTACCATTTTAG GGTGTTTTGTGAGTGTGCCATCCGAAACGATTCTCTTGAATTCGATTGTTTTGCCAAATAAGGAGCTGTCAAGGAGCATAAAGAATGAAatcattttgtaa
- the Klp3A gene encoding chromosome-associated kinesin KIF4A isoform X1 produces the protein MSDKSVQVALRIRPLVPSEISKGCKNVFEVYPSLNQVKIKNTDKAFTYNYVFEPSTTQDYVYETCVKGMIENLFNGYNVTVLAYGQTGSGKTHTMGTTYNGEGEMGVIPRAITEIFNTVRENFVYDVSVTVSFVELYQETLYDLLAEKSRDQCILDIREDPSKGVVIPGLTQVQVDSTQSVFQALIRGSSSRATGATNMNAQSSRSHAIFSVNMTMINKKDGNEKTAKFHLVDLAGSERPKKTGAVGTTFKEGVNINKGLLVLGNVISALADEKQQHGYISYRDSNLTRLLKDSLGGNSITLMIACVSPADYNIDESISTLRYADRARRIQNKPIVNQDPKAAEINLLKKTIQDLKLQIVGQGGPAVSSNELTSLREENVQLHTRIRDLTVQLSSTLHDNTGLLEKLMILQNANENLHKKIQELKQEYDLTLDNINLTFTQNDSDGFKKNLAKLQQIQEQFTVLDYEQKKTEDEIFHHETNIDNIRRSQEGKYQNVDEMSKDQENYTKQQMALNTELQELTKQLAMKEHLARQITTNTQYLVDYEGLKENENKILQLQKEKDELLQQLKNAHSNGPSSKIAEQRRKRVQELENQLQELNRKVQEQARLIKLKEKDVTKINQLNNEIQQMKQTRVKLIRKMREESERFRTWKIKRERDIAKLKQEDRKKQTKIVRMEAMHNKQQNVLRRKVEEAVALNKRLKDALALRKATQDAKNSGKNEKIGCWMRQEFDVHMHLIEAEATLKGLLDDRATLQQQLDKLRDDPENLDESQVQEIESDIEMRSVQIQDLQQKLLDSEEENKKSKFDNIQTMGEAKFAIKILLEQAADIKASEVSAKNKMIETQAALGDFKHKCENLEKVVKIFELKNNQDLAQLQKDYEEKIAVLLRQLRGVEVQDGSEELKQRCAIQSEQIENLERKNQELMEKLHETQQQAEELKEKIDTISQLAKESQIREAVAELNTPVENMRRKKIKIKREFDSTFTMENQENFDVSMEELDDIANDPDWKRTPIGKWVLENKRRTNAGVENMALKRTSDGGCMCVKSNCSKRCGCKKLNRSCTVGCRCSSTNCTNRDKIAETTGSLDEKKRRMVNQNLFANN, from the exons ATGTCCGACAAATCTGTACAAGTAGCCCTCAGAATAAGGCCCCTTGTCCCATCCGAGATCTCCAAAGGTTGCAAAAACGTGTTTGAGGTGTACCCCAGCCTCAATcaagtcaaaattaaaaacaccgaCAAAGCTTTCACATACAATTATGTTTTTGAACCAAGCACAACACAAGACTACGTTTACGAGACCTGTGTTAAAGGCATGATCGAAAATCTTTTCAATGGCTATAACGTCACGGTCCTGGCATACGGACAAACCGGCTCTGGCAAAACACACACCATGGGGACCACGTACAACGGGGAGGGCGAAATGGGGGTTATCCCCAGGGCAATtacggaaatttttaatacagtGAGGGAGAATTTCGTGTATGATGTAAGTGTGACCGTGTCGTTCGTCGAACTCTATCAGGAGACGCTTTACGACTTATTGGCCGAGAAAAGTCGAGATCAGTGCATACTGGACATTAGAGAGGACCCAAGTAAGGGTGTGGTAATACCTGGCTTGACGCAAGTGCAAGTGGACTCAACTCAAAGCGTTTTTCAAGCTTTGATCAGGGGGTCGAGCAGTCGCGCCACGGGGGCCACCAATATGAATGCGCAGAGTTCGAGGAGTCATGCGATTTTTTCAGTGAATATGACCATGATCAACAAAAAGGACGG aaATGAAAAGACTGCAAAGTTCCATTTGGTCGATTTGGCCGGTTCAGAACGACCCAAAAAGACGGGGGCTGTTGGCACAACATTTAAAGAGGGCGTTAACATAAACAAAGGACTTCTAGTACTAGGGAACGTGATTTCGGCCTTAGCTGATGAAAAACAACAACACGGTTATATCTCTTATCGAGACAGCAACTTAACTCGCCTCCTGAAAGACTCTTTAGGCGGAAACAGCATAACTTTGATGATTGCCTGTGTTAGCCCCGCTGATTACAACATAGACGAATCAATTTCGACGTTACGTTACGCCGATCGGGCTCGAAGAATCCAAAATAAACCAATCGTAAATCAGGACCCGAAAGCAGCCGAAATCAATTTGTTAAAGAAAACAATTCAGGACTTGAAACTGCAAATTGTGGGTCAGGGTGGACCTGCCGTTTCGTCCAATGAACTTACAAGTTTGAGGGAGGAAAACGTCCAGTTGCACACGAGAATTCGTGACCTTACCGTACAGTTATCGTCCACTTTGCACGACAATACCGGccttttggaaaaattaatgattttgcaaaatgccAACGAAAATctccataaaaaaattcaagaactGAAACAGGAGTACGATCTCACGCTCGACAACATCAACTTGACTTTCACGCAAAATGATTCGGACGGGTTTAAGAAGAATTTGGcaaagttgcaacaaatccAAGAACAGTTCACTGTGCTTGACTACGAACAGAAGAAGACTGAAGACGAGATATTCCACCATGAGACAAACATTGATAATATTCGGCGAAGTCAGGAAGGTAAATACCAAAATGTGGACGAAATGAGTAAAGACCAGGAAAATTATACCAAGCAACAAATGGCACTTAACACCGAACTGCAAGAGTTGACGAAACAGTTAGCCATGAAGGAACATTTGGCGCGACAAATAACCACAAACACGCAGTATCTGGTCGATTACGAGGGCTtgaaagaaaacgaaaataaaatccTCCAACTGCAGAAGGAAAAGGACGAATTGTTGCAACAATTAAAGAACGCACACTCGAACGGGCCGTCGTCGAAAATCGCCGAACAGCGGCGGAAACGCGTCCAAGAACTGGAGAATCAGTTGCAAGAACTAAACCGGAAAGTCCAAGAACAGGCGCGTTTGATCAAACTGAAGGAGAAGGACGTGACAAAAATCAACCAACTGAACAACGAAATCCAGCAAATGAAACAAACTCGCGTCAAGTTGATTCGCAAAATGCGCGAAGAATCGGAGCGTTTCCGCACGTGGAAAATCAAGCGAGAGCGCGACATCGCCAAACTTAAGCAGGAAGACCGCAAAAAACAGACCAAAATCGTGCGAATGGAAGCAATGCACAACAAGCAACAGAACGTCCTCAGACGGAAAGTCGAGGAGGCTGTGGCGTTGAACAAGCGCCTTAAGGACGCCCTGGCCTTGCGCAAAGCCACCCAAGACGCGAAAAATTCAGgaaagaacgaaaaaatcggcTGTTGGATGAGGCAAGAGTTCGACGTCCACATGCATCTAATTGAGGCCGAAGCCACTTTGAAGGGACTTTTGGACGATCGGGCAACGTTGCAGCAACAGTTGGACAAACTGAGGGACGATCCCGAAAATCTGGACGAGTCACAAGTGCAAGAAATCGAGAGTGACATCGAAATGCGTTCGGTGCAAATCCAGGACTTGCAACAGAAGTTGCTAGACTCGGAAGaagagaataaaaaatcaaagttcgATAATATCCAAACGATGGGCGAGGCGAAATTTGCCATTAAAATCCTCCTGGAGCAAGCGGCCGACATCAAGGCGAGCGAAGTGAGTGCCAAGAACAAAATGATCGAGACGCAAGCGGCTCTGGGCGATTTTAAGCACAAGTGTGAGAATTTGGAGAAGGTTGTGAAGATTTTCGAGTTGAAGAACAACCAAGATTTGGCACAGTTGCAAAAAGACTACGAGGAGAAAATTGCTGTGTTGTTGCGGCAACTGCGCGGTGTTGAGGTGCAGGACGGGAGCGAGGAGTTGAAACAGAGGTGTGCGATTCAAAGCGAACAGATTGAGAATTTGGAGCGGAAAAACCAAGAGTTGATGGAAAAGTTGCACGAGACGCAGCAACAAGCCGAAGAATTGAAGGAAAAAATCGACACTATTTCG CAGTTGGCTAAAGAATCGCAAATTAGGGAAGCAGTTGCCGAACTTAACACGCCAGTCGAGAACATGAGgcggaaaaaaattaagattaagCGAGAGTTTGATTCGACGTTCACTATGGAAAATcag GAGAATTTCGATGTTAGTATGGAAGAACTGGACGATATTGCAAATGATCCAGATTGGAAGAGGACGCCGATTGGCAAGTGGGtgcttgaaaataaaaggAGGACGAATGCGG gtgTGGAAAATATGGCATTGAAAAGGACATCAGATGGTGGTTGTATGTGTGTTAAAAGTAACTGTTCGAAAAGATGTGGGTGCAAGAAACTGAATCGAAGTTGTACAGTGGGGTGCAGGTGCTCCAGCACGAATTGTACAAATAGAGATAAG attgcTGAAACTACGGGATCATTAGACGAAAAGAAAAGAAG aatggTGAACCagaatttatttgcaaataactaa